In one Nostoc sp. KVJ3 genomic region, the following are encoded:
- a CDS encoding ATP-binding sensor histidine kinase, whose product MVSIFVSIPGYRISEELYNGSRTLVYRGYRETDSLPVVIKLLKNPYPNFSELLSFRNQYTIAKNLNSPLIVQTHSLESYQNGYALVMEDFGGISLKDYFTSEQGRYIASLEEFLRIAIALCNTLDVLYRERIIHKDIKPANILINPETKQVKLIDFSIASLLPRETQTLINPNVLEGTLAYISPEQTGRMNRGIDYRTDFYSLGVTFYELLTGILPFQSDDPMELVHSHIAKMPTALANREEIPQVISDIVMKLIAKNAEDRYQSALGLKFDLENCLRQLQNDGIIDDFEIARRDVCDRFIIPDKLYGRETEVQTLLDAFERVSLGATEMMLVAGFSGIGKTAVVNEVHKPIVRQRGYFIKGKYDQFQRNIPFSAFVQAFRDLMGQLLSESDAQIQQWSNQILEAVGDNGQVIIEVIPELSRIIGEQPPAIELSGTAAQNRFNLLFQKFTQVFTSLEHPLVMFLDDLQWADSASLKLMQLLMADTKHLLLIGAYRDNEVNPAHPLMLTLSEIQKAQATINTITLAPLSQVQVNQLVADTLKCTETLASPLSQLVYQKTQGNPFFATQFLKALHQDRLIEFNFQSGCWQCDIVQVITQAVTDDVVAFMAFQLRKLPQSTQNVLQLAACIGNQFDLATLAIVSQKSTIEAAADLWKALQEGLILPLSDVYKFYQDETANSYFLIANINQQIAISSEQLASYKFLHDRVQQAAYSLIPDNQKQTTHYQIGQFLLQQISPEARVDRIFEIVNQLNYGTALISQQTERDELAQLNLIACRKAKSATAYQAGREYASIGLSLLGEKAWQQQYEMTLWFHDEAAELAMLCGDFEAMEQYIETVITQAHSLPEKVNACRIRIQANISQNKLIEAIEIAIQILQQLGVTIPAAPTSADIQESLEEISELIGDREIEDFVHLSVMTDTNTIAVIQIANSIMGAAYLSGSPLLSLLTSLAVKLSLRYGNISASASSYAYHSIIVYNLLQDVDLAVQFNQLGLNVVLKLDAKATKPEVLMMLGTFILHHKSHIKETLPLLSESYAIGLEVGNLQFVGYSSHCFCLNAFWCGQSLASLEQDTRTYYNALLQLNQLATANYCRIYWQSILNLLGFTKHPTLLSGSALQETECLPLLLSANDLFGLYIFYLYKLTLCFLFGEVEPANNYALLGRNYLIAAGATVGEPAFYLYDSLIALELLSQPSAEASTVLERVAQNQTQLQHWAHFAPMNHQHKVDLVEAEKCRVLGQKAEAIEFYDKAISGAKANEYIQEEAVANELAAKFYLDWGKERIAQEYMTNAYYCYARWGAKAKIADLERRYSKVLAPILEQTRSLVSLLSTSETIFALGSVTSTLSVTSSSSSVSDTLDLKTILKASQTISGEIELEKLLSSLLSIVIENAGANKCVFMLLRDDRLLIKGSIIEGSEPVVLQHLPIEDSQDIPLKLIYKVLHNRESVVLLDAIADPTLANDPYIIRQQPKSILCSPILHQGKFMGILYLENNLTTGAFTSDRVELLNLLCAQAAISLENAQLYERSLEYSQQLERSFAELQQKSQDLQQAQLQIVQSEKMSALGNLVAGVAHEMNNPLGFIAASLKQAKPTLADIVGHLKLYQENLPNPAEEIIEHAEEIDLDYSLSDLPKMIDSMSMACDRLKNISTSLRTFSRADQDYKVPFNIHEGIDSTILILKHRLKANEQRPAIEVVTNYGNLPQIECFPGQLNQVFMNLIANAIDALDESNHGRSFQEIKTNPNCITITTSIENNLVKIAIADNGKGMNESVKSKIFDHLFTTKAVGKGTGLGLAIARQIVESTHGGKLSCNSVLGEGTEFIIEIPV is encoded by the coding sequence ATGGTGAGTATCTTTGTCAGTATTCCCGGATATCGCATCAGCGAGGAACTCTACAATGGTTCTAGAACACTGGTTTATCGAGGGTATCGAGAAACTGATTCATTACCAGTAGTGATTAAACTACTGAAAAATCCTTATCCCAACTTCTCTGAACTCTTATCGTTTCGCAATCAGTACACCATTGCTAAAAATCTCAACTCACCTCTGATTGTCCAAACCCATAGCCTAGAATCCTACCAAAATGGCTATGCGCTGGTGATGGAAGACTTTGGGGGGATTTCTCTCAAAGATTATTTCACCTCTGAGCAGGGGCGATATATCGCGTCTTTAGAAGAGTTTTTACGAATTGCGATCGCACTGTGCAATACCTTAGATGTACTTTACCGAGAGCGGATTATTCACAAAGACATCAAACCCGCCAATATTTTAATTAACCCCGAAACCAAACAAGTTAAATTAATCGACTTTAGTATTGCATCTTTACTACCACGGGAAACGCAGACACTAATCAATCCCAATGTGTTAGAAGGGACACTAGCTTATATTTCCCCAGAACAAACAGGAAGAATGAATCGGGGGATTGACTACCGAACTGATTTTTATTCTTTAGGTGTGACATTCTACGAATTACTGACTGGAATTTTACCATTTCAATCAGACGATCCGATGGAGTTGGTACATTCTCACATTGCTAAAATGCCTACTGCATTAGCAAACAGGGAAGAGATTCCGCAAGTAATTTCAGATATTGTGATGAAATTGATAGCCAAGAATGCGGAAGATAGATATCAGAGTGCTTTAGGTTTGAAATTTGATTTAGAAAATTGTTTACGTCAGCTACAAAATGATGGTATAATTGATGACTTTGAGATTGCGCGACGGGATGTGTGCGATCGCTTCATCATCCCCGACAAACTTTATGGACGAGAAACCGAAGTTCAAACATTACTTGATGCATTTGAGCGAGTCAGCCTGGGTGCAACAGAAATGATGCTGGTAGCTGGTTTTTCAGGAATTGGTAAAACAGCAGTTGTCAATGAAGTTCATAAACCAATTGTGCGCCAACGTGGTTATTTTATCAAAGGGAAATATGACCAATTTCAACGGAATATTCCCTTTTCGGCATTTGTGCAAGCATTCCGGGATTTAATGGGACAACTGTTAAGCGAAAGTGATGCCCAAATCCAACAATGGAGTAACCAAATATTAGAGGCTGTTGGAGACAATGGACAGGTAATTATTGAAGTTATCCCCGAATTATCAAGAATTATTGGTGAACAACCACCCGCCATAGAATTATCAGGAACGGCGGCACAAAATAGATTTAATTTATTGTTCCAAAAATTTACCCAAGTTTTTACCAGCTTGGAACATCCATTAGTGATGTTCTTAGATGATTTGCAATGGGCAGATTCAGCATCGCTGAAGTTAATGCAGCTATTGATGGCTGATACAAAGCATCTTTTGTTAATTGGTGCGTACCGTGATAACGAAGTCAACCCAGCACATCCATTGATGTTGACTTTGAGTGAAATTCAAAAAGCACAAGCCACAATTAACACGATTACTTTAGCACCACTGAGTCAAGTGCAAGTAAATCAGTTAGTTGCTGACACCCTGAAATGTACAGAAACTTTGGCATCGCCTCTTTCTCAATTAGTTTATCAAAAAACTCAAGGAAATCCGTTTTTCGCAACCCAGTTTCTCAAAGCATTGCATCAAGATAGGCTAATTGAATTTAATTTTCAATCAGGGTGTTGGCAATGTGATATTGTACAAGTGATAACTCAAGCAGTTACAGATGACGTTGTGGCTTTTATGGCATTTCAATTGCGAAAACTGCCACAATCAACTCAAAATGTCTTGCAATTAGCTGCTTGTATTGGGAATCAGTTTGATTTAGCAACTTTGGCAATTGTTTCGCAAAAATCGACAATTGAGGCGGCTGCTGATTTGTGGAAAGCATTACAAGAGGGATTAATTTTACCGCTCAGTGATGTTTATAAGTTTTATCAAGATGAAACGGCTAATAGCTATTTTTTAATTGCCAATATAAATCAACAAATAGCTATTAGCAGTGAGCAATTAGCAAGTTACAAATTTTTACACGATCGCGTCCAACAAGCTGCCTATTCTCTGATTCCCGATAATCAAAAACAGACGACTCATTACCAAATCGGACAATTCCTTTTACAACAGATTTCCCCAGAAGCTAGAGTTGACCGGATTTTTGAAATAGTCAATCAATTAAATTACGGAACGGCTTTAATTAGCCAACAAACAGAACGAGATGAATTAGCACAACTCAATCTGATTGCTTGTCGCAAAGCCAAAAGTGCCACCGCTTATCAAGCCGGTCGTGAATATGCCAGCATTGGATTATCTTTGTTGGGAGAAAAGGCTTGGCAGCAACAATATGAAATGACGCTATGGTTCCATGACGAGGCGGCGGAATTGGCAATGCTGTGCGGTGACTTTGAGGCGATGGAACAGTATATTGAGACCGTCATCACACAGGCACACTCTTTACCTGAAAAAGTCAATGCTTGCCGCATTAGAATTCAAGCAAATATCTCTCAAAATAAACTAATCGAAGCCATTGAGATCGCCATACAGATTCTGCAACAGCTTGGCGTAACTATTCCAGCAGCCCCTACATCAGCAGATATTCAAGAGTCACTGGAAGAGATTAGCGAATTGATTGGCGACAGGGAAATTGAAGATTTTGTTCACCTAAGCGTGATGACAGATACAAACACAATTGCAGTTATTCAGATTGCCAACAGTATCATGGGCGCAGCTTACCTCAGTGGCTCTCCCTTGTTGTCATTACTAACTTCATTGGCAGTCAAACTATCCCTGCGGTACGGAAATATTTCCGCTTCAGCTTCTAGCTATGCTTACCATAGCATCATTGTCTATAATCTCTTGCAAGATGTAGATTTAGCCGTACAGTTTAATCAGTTGGGATTGAATGTCGTCTTAAAACTTGATGCCAAAGCGACTAAACCTGAAGTATTAATGATGCTGGGAACGTTTATCCTCCACCATAAATCTCACATCAAAGAAACGTTACCACTCTTGAGCGAGAGCTACGCGATTGGACTAGAAGTTGGAAACCTGCAATTTGTGGGATATAGTAGTCACTGTTTTTGTCTGAATGCTTTTTGGTGCGGTCAGTCCCTTGCCAGCTTAGAGCAGGATACACGCACCTACTACAATGCTTTACTGCAACTTAACCAATTAGCAACAGCCAATTACTGCCGGATTTATTGGCAATCTATTTTAAATTTACTAGGTTTTACGAAGCATCCCACCCTGTTGTCTGGGTCAGCCCTCCAAGAAACGGAATGTCTACCCCTGCTGTTGTCTGCAAATGACCTGTTTGGGCTGTATATCTTTTATTTGTATAAGCTCACCCTTTGCTTTTTGTTTGGGGAAGTTGAGCCAGCGAACAACTATGCACTCTTAGGCAGAAACTATTTAATCGCGGCTGGGGCAACAGTCGGCGAACCTGCATTTTATCTCTATGATTCTCTGATTGCTCTGGAACTGTTGAGTCAACCGTCAGCCGAGGCATCAACAGTATTAGAGCGGGTGGCACAAAACCAAACCCAGTTACAGCATTGGGCGCACTTTGCCCCCATGAATCACCAGCATAAGGTTGATTTAGTAGAAGCTGAAAAATGTCGAGTCTTAGGACAAAAAGCCGAAGCCATTGAGTTTTACGACAAGGCTATATCTGGAGCCAAAGCCAACGAATATATTCAAGAAGAAGCAGTTGCTAACGAACTCGCGGCAAAGTTCTACCTCGATTGGGGCAAAGAGCGCATTGCCCAAGAATACATGACGAACGCCTATTATTGTTATGCTCGTTGGGGCGCTAAAGCCAAGATTGCCGACTTGGAAAGACGCTATTCCAAAGTTCTTGCTCCCATCCTAGAGCAAACCCGTTCTCTAGTCTCTCTTCTATCAACTAGCGAAACTATATTTGCCTTGGGGAGTGTCACATCCACCTTGTCTGTGACTTCTAGCAGTAGCAGTGTTTCGGATACCCTAGATTTAAAAACTATTCTCAAAGCTTCCCAAACTATCTCCGGCGAAATCGAACTGGAAAAACTGCTTTCATCTTTGCTTTCCATCGTCATCGAAAATGCAGGGGCTAATAAATGTGTGTTCATGTTGTTGCGAGACGATCGTCTATTGATCAAAGGGTCAATTATTGAGGGTTCGGAGCCAGTTGTGTTACAGCACCTTCCTATTGAGGACAGCCAGGACATTCCCCTGAAGCTGATTTACAAAGTCTTGCACAACAGGGAGAGTGTTGTGTTGCTGGATGCGATCGCTGATCCCACCTTAGCCAATGACCCGTATATTATTCGTCAGCAGCCCAAGAGTATCTTGTGTAGCCCGATTTTGCATCAAGGTAAGTTCATGGGTATTTTATATCTAGAAAATAATTTAACAACGGGAGCGTTCACAAGCGATCGCGTCGAACTACTCAATTTACTCTGCGCCCAAGCTGCAATTTCTTTGGAAAATGCCCAACTTTACGAGCGATCGCTAGAATATTCCCAACAGCTAGAGCGATCGTTTGCCGAATTGCAGCAAAAATCGCAAGATTTACAACAGGCACAATTACAAATTGTTCAAAGTGAAAAAATGTCAGCTTTGGGTAATTTAGTCGCAGGGGTAGCTCACGAAATGAATAATCCCCTCGGTTTTATTGCTGCCAGTCTTAAACAAGCTAAACCCACCCTGGCTGATATTGTTGGACATTTGAAACTCTATCAAGAAAATCTACCAAATCCAGCCGAGGAAATTATTGAACACGCCGAAGAAATCGACTTGGATTATAGCCTATCAGACTTGCCCAAGATGATTGATTCTATGTCTATGGCGTGCGACAGGCTGAAAAACATCAGCACCAGTTTACGTACTTTCTCTCGTGCCGATCAAGATTACAAAGTGCCATTTAACATTCATGAAGGCATTGATAGCACAATTTTAATTTTGAAACATCGTCTCAAGGCAAATGAACAACGTCCCGCCATTGAAGTTGTCACCAACTACGGTAACTTACCTCAAATTGAATGCTTTCCCGGTCAATTAAATCAGGTATTTATGAATCTGATCGCAAACGCTATTGATGCCTTAGATGAATCTAATCATGGACGCAGTTTTCAGGAAATTAAAACCAATCCTAACTGCATTACGATTACAACATCAATCGAAAATAATCTAGTTAAAATTGCTATTGCTGATAATGGAAAGGGGATGAATGAATCAGTCAAATCAAAAATATTTGACCATTTATTTACGACAAAAGCTGTTGGTAAAGGAACGGGATTAGGATTAGCGATCGCTCGGCAAATTGTCGAATCAACTCACGGTGGTAAATTGAGTTGTAACTCGGTTTTAGGTGAGGGTACAGAATTCATCATTGAAATTCCGGTATAA